A part of Gemmatimonas groenlandica genomic DNA contains:
- a CDS encoding LLM class flavin-dependent oxidoreductase, with product MELGIYTFGETDPRSTHNATVAARRMQELVEEIVLADQVGLDVFGVGEHHRPDYVVSSPAVVLAAAASRTQRIRLTSAVTVLSSDDPVRVFQDFATLDLISNGRAEITAGRGSFIESYPLFGQNLDDYDELFTEKLALLLKLREQERVTWSGALRASIDDRGVYPRPLQSPLPVWIAVGGTPASVVRAGTLGLPLAVAIIGGAPERFVPLVALYRESAERAGHDPSTLPVSINSHGFIADSDARAVAVSFPPYIEAMGRIGRERGWPMPTQRQFDVERSPRGALLVGAPEQVIDKILFEHELFGHNRMLIQFSVGPMAHADIMRSIELFGTVVAPAVRKALGVATPAMPPG from the coding sequence ATGGAACTTGGCATTTACACCTTTGGCGAAACGGATCCGCGCTCGACGCACAACGCGACCGTCGCCGCGCGTCGTATGCAGGAGCTCGTCGAAGAGATCGTGCTCGCTGATCAGGTTGGCCTTGATGTGTTCGGTGTCGGTGAACACCATCGTCCTGACTATGTCGTGTCGAGCCCGGCGGTTGTGTTGGCCGCAGCGGCGTCGCGTACACAACGCATTCGATTAACGAGCGCGGTCACGGTGCTGAGCTCGGATGATCCGGTGCGCGTGTTTCAGGACTTCGCCACTCTCGACCTGATCTCGAATGGTCGCGCGGAGATCACCGCCGGACGCGGCAGTTTCATCGAGTCGTATCCGCTCTTCGGTCAGAATCTCGACGACTACGACGAGCTCTTCACGGAGAAGCTCGCGCTGCTACTCAAGCTGCGTGAGCAGGAGCGCGTGACATGGTCGGGTGCGCTGCGGGCGTCGATCGATGATCGTGGCGTGTATCCGAGGCCACTGCAGTCGCCGCTGCCGGTATGGATCGCGGTCGGTGGTACGCCGGCATCGGTGGTGCGGGCCGGCACGCTCGGACTGCCACTCGCGGTCGCCATCATCGGGGGCGCGCCGGAGCGCTTCGTGCCACTGGTTGCGCTGTACCGCGAATCAGCCGAGCGCGCTGGACATGACCCTTCCACGTTACCGGTCAGCATCAACTCGCACGGATTCATCGCGGACAGCGACGCCCGCGCGGTCGCGGTGTCGTTCCCGCCGTATATCGAGGCGATGGGACGCATTGGGCGCGAGCGTGGGTGGCCGATGCCGACTCAGCGGCAGTTCGACGTGGAGCGCTCGCCGCGCGGCGCGCTGCTGGTGGGGGCACCGGAGCAGGTGATCGACAAGATTCTGTTCGAGCACGAGCTCTTCGGACACAACCGCATGCTGATTCAGTTCAGCGTAGGACCGATGGCCCACGCCGATATCATGCGGAGTATCGAGCTATTCGGGACAGTGGTGGCGCCTGCGGTGCGCAAGGCGCTGGGAGTGGCCACCCCGGCGATGCCGCCGGGGTGA
- a CDS encoding HEAT repeat domain-containing protein → MLTTSIDAESRAGAMMRRPGWRLEPKLSMPCCETLSQLLDLLAGGAPTSEIARAVARAQQLAAGGDILVVRDAATLTVNDTPAAPETVASLHRMLCEHSVCEVAIDRHVAERDLLQLAALLNGSARANGPSFVELWQRLGVWRITLQFDQSAGVAAERDDHTLATQWSRRLADAVDGDHPEAALAIMRAVLQAEQDAPEPTRAEAAARFDELATPAVLRLLGRLIPMGEPVRTPDNPLRAVFVRSGDRAATALFAQLSAAPTAGERRMVFDAIVAIGHSSPLFISSLHHSSWYVVRNAAALLGALPGTDTDHALVQTLRHPDTRVRVAVVQALGQLGTPLAGQALLLAMNDGSSDVRHAALQSLDAMKASLPSTLLTAALEREDREVVQLDLISALSGCTDHETMYALSRFCARVLARGGAVSAALAAIEVMVGHRASSVTNFLRFLDSHDDAGVRARVARLRARAEPSLPVT, encoded by the coding sequence GTGCTAACGACGTCCATCGACGCGGAGTCGCGCGCCGGTGCGATGATGCGCCGACCGGGATGGCGTCTCGAACCCAAGTTGAGCATGCCGTGCTGCGAAACGCTGTCGCAGTTGCTCGACCTTCTGGCGGGTGGGGCGCCGACGTCGGAGATCGCGCGAGCCGTAGCTCGGGCACAGCAGTTGGCGGCGGGCGGCGACATCCTGGTGGTCCGCGACGCTGCGACGTTGACGGTGAACGACACGCCGGCGGCCCCCGAGACCGTGGCATCCCTCCATCGGATGCTGTGCGAGCATAGCGTCTGCGAAGTGGCGATCGATCGTCATGTCGCGGAGCGCGACCTGCTGCAGCTCGCGGCCCTTCTCAACGGTTCTGCACGGGCGAATGGACCGTCGTTCGTCGAGCTCTGGCAGCGGCTCGGCGTGTGGCGGATCACGTTGCAGTTTGATCAATCCGCAGGCGTGGCCGCTGAGCGTGACGACCACACGCTCGCCACCCAGTGGTCTCGTCGCCTCGCGGACGCCGTCGACGGTGATCATCCCGAAGCCGCGCTGGCGATCATGCGGGCGGTACTTCAGGCTGAACAGGACGCGCCGGAACCCACGCGCGCGGAAGCGGCGGCCCGGTTCGACGAGTTGGCGACTCCGGCGGTGCTGCGTCTGCTGGGCCGATTGATCCCGATGGGCGAGCCGGTGCGTACGCCAGACAACCCGCTGCGTGCCGTCTTTGTGCGCTCTGGCGACCGCGCCGCGACCGCACTCTTCGCGCAACTCTCGGCGGCACCGACCGCCGGTGAACGGCGCATGGTGTTCGATGCCATCGTCGCGATCGGCCATTCGTCGCCGCTGTTCATCAGCAGCCTGCACCATTCGAGCTGGTACGTGGTGCGCAACGCCGCCGCGCTGCTGGGGGCATTGCCCGGGACCGATACCGATCACGCGCTGGTGCAGACGCTACGACATCCCGACACTCGCGTGCGAGTCGCCGTCGTCCAAGCGCTCGGCCAGCTCGGGACACCGCTCGCGGGACAGGCGTTACTGCTGGCCATGAACGACGGCAGCTCCGACGTGCGACATGCCGCGCTCCAGTCGCTCGATGCCATGAAAGCGTCACTTCCGTCGACGCTACTGACCGCAGCGCTCGAGCGGGAAGATCGTGAAGTCGTCCAGTTGGACTTGATCTCCGCACTCTCGGGGTGCACGGACCACGAGACCATGTACGCATTGTCGCGGTTCTGTGCCAGGGTGCTCGCACGCGGCGGCGCTGTCAGCGCCGCGCTCGCCGCCATTGAGGTGATGGTGGGTCACCGCGCGAGTTCCGTGACGAACTTCCTGAGGTTCCTCGATAGCCACGACGATGCGGGTGTGCGGGCACGGGTTGCTCGCCTTCGCGCGCGCGCGGAACCGTCACTCCCGGTCACCTGA
- a CDS encoding GAF domain-containing protein has translation MDRLTRVVSRILNVPVAAVSLVDDRGQSFAGLHGLGGWARTARGTPLSHSFCQHVVVDDAPLVIEDARLDQRLQDNLAIAGLGVVAYAGVPLTTRDGETLGALCAIDTQSRLWSSDDLETLQDLAAAAVAQLQLRAALRDVSDAHDVMRLEQERLWKEHERLTTIDPMTGLLSRTGGERALRGVQTAGTLHTIAIDGDDLARMIVAAALVQVGGANAVCARVAPSVLAMFRPDAASGHADSSMAAPMPASFEERLLAALRAPIGSRSAFSVRVGSVHVPAHSTEALGALLRTADAGRDASAWHCLTPSRLSLVASSAGPRVLLLDDYPSVLDWARTALQDGGCTVHTAVAADEALVLAASLREAGTPLDMIICDSAVQHVDGEMIGMLLRFDNPDLPVIRLGGEPASTGTATSSSDAYVSVVSKPVSPPTLLDCVVRARRVDISSGSATC, from the coding sequence CTGGATCGCCTCACCCGGGTCGTCTCGCGGATCCTGAATGTTCCGGTCGCTGCCGTCTCCCTTGTCGATGATCGAGGGCAGTCCTTCGCCGGGCTTCACGGACTGGGCGGATGGGCTCGTACAGCGCGCGGAACCCCGTTGTCACACTCGTTTTGCCAGCATGTCGTCGTGGACGACGCCCCCCTCGTTATCGAGGACGCGCGGCTGGATCAGCGGCTGCAGGACAACCTCGCCATTGCGGGCCTGGGGGTGGTCGCCTACGCCGGCGTCCCGTTGACCACACGCGACGGGGAAACGCTTGGCGCGCTCTGCGCGATCGACACGCAGTCACGCCTCTGGTCGAGCGACGACCTCGAGACACTGCAGGACCTCGCGGCGGCGGCCGTCGCCCAGCTGCAACTGCGGGCCGCCCTGCGCGACGTCTCGGACGCACATGACGTGATGCGCCTCGAACAGGAGCGCCTTTGGAAGGAACACGAGCGCCTTACCACGATCGACCCCATGACCGGATTGCTGAGCCGCACCGGTGGTGAGCGGGCGCTCCGCGGGGTGCAGACCGCCGGCACGCTGCATACGATCGCCATTGACGGCGACGATCTCGCGCGGATGATCGTCGCCGCCGCGCTGGTGCAGGTCGGCGGCGCCAACGCGGTCTGCGCGCGGGTGGCGCCTTCAGTGCTGGCCATGTTTCGCCCCGACGCCGCGAGTGGACACGCCGACTCGTCGATGGCGGCGCCGATGCCTGCGTCATTCGAAGAGCGCCTGCTAGCCGCCCTGCGCGCGCCCATCGGCTCTCGGAGCGCGTTCTCGGTGCGCGTCGGATCGGTGCACGTCCCGGCGCACTCCACGGAGGCGCTTGGCGCGCTGCTGCGCACCGCCGACGCCGGGCGAGATGCGTCAGCGTGGCATTGCCTGACCCCGTCGCGCCTGTCACTCGTCGCCAGCAGTGCTGGCCCCCGCGTGCTGCTGCTCGACGACTACCCGAGCGTGCTCGATTGGGCGCGGACCGCACTGCAGGATGGCGGATGCACGGTGCACACGGCCGTCGCCGCCGACGAGGCTCTCGTACTTGCCGCGAGCTTGCGCGAAGCCGGGACGCCACTCGACATGATCATCTGTGACAGTGCGGTGCAGCATGTCGACGGTGAGATGATCGGCATGCTGCTCCGGTTCGACAACCCCGATCTGCCGGTCATCCGGCTCGGCGGCGAGCCGGCATCGACGGGCACCGCCACATCGTCGAGTGACGCCTACGTGAGCGTCGTATCGAAACCGGTGTCGCCACCGACCCTCCTCGACTGCGTCGTACGCGCGCGACGTGTGGATATTTCCAGCGGATCCGCGACGTGCTAA
- a CDS encoding LVIVD repeat-containing protein, which produces MPLFRSTTHLVPVALSVALSVGVLSTTVAAQDARTADPRTSLKGGAKEAQQAIKHLELVSSTPKVEGWFNPRDLGDFGYANSDLAFQKNIVFQGGWHGWQAWDINDPKAPKRRAAVVCQGGQGDPSVYGNLLFMSVEDGSGRLDCGTQGVSDTVSAARFMGVRIFDISNLDAPRQIAAVQTCRGSHTHTLVTDPKDKANVYIYVQGTGGVRSPNELAGCVRSPDDTSTSLFRIEVIKVPLASPQEAKVVNMPRIFADASGKVAGLWKGGDHGRGTQNTGRTDQCHDITAYPEIGLAAGACSGNGILLDIANPANPKRIDEVIDPNFAYWHSATFSNDGQTVVFTDEWGGGTQARCRATDKPEWGADAIFTVGANRKLKPAGYYKLPAAQGSAENCVAHNGSLIPVPGRDIMAQAWYQGGISVFDFTNPAKAQEIAYFDRGPIDPARLTLAGYWSVYWYNGQLIGSEIARGLDIFTLQPSEFLSKNEIDAAKLVTREELNAQLQTKIVWPAHVSVARAYVDQLERGKALAEARITAIRNALEAAAQSTGGARRTAFSALAASLAQDALASSDTAKVRLLSGVVRDLAK; this is translated from the coding sequence GTGCCGCTCTTTCGTTCGACGACCCACCTCGTACCGGTCGCACTGTCGGTCGCGCTCTCTGTGGGCGTACTGTCCACCACAGTGGCAGCGCAGGACGCCCGCACGGCCGACCCGCGCACTTCGCTCAAAGGTGGTGCGAAGGAGGCGCAGCAGGCGATCAAACATCTCGAGCTCGTCTCGAGCACACCGAAGGTCGAGGGCTGGTTCAATCCGCGCGACCTGGGGGATTTCGGCTACGCGAACTCGGACTTGGCCTTCCAGAAAAACATCGTCTTTCAGGGCGGCTGGCACGGCTGGCAGGCGTGGGATATCAATGATCCCAAGGCACCGAAGCGTCGCGCCGCGGTCGTGTGTCAGGGCGGCCAAGGCGACCCGTCGGTGTACGGCAACTTGTTGTTCATGTCGGTGGAAGACGGCAGCGGCCGTCTCGACTGCGGCACGCAGGGCGTGTCCGACACCGTGAGCGCGGCGCGCTTCATGGGCGTGCGCATCTTCGACATCTCGAACCTCGATGCGCCGAGGCAGATTGCCGCGGTGCAGACCTGCCGCGGTTCGCACACGCACACACTCGTGACCGACCCGAAGGACAAGGCGAATGTGTACATCTACGTGCAGGGCACCGGTGGCGTGCGCTCGCCGAACGAACTCGCCGGTTGCGTGCGCAGTCCCGACGACACGAGCACTTCGCTGTTCCGTATCGAAGTGATCAAGGTGCCGCTGGCGTCACCGCAGGAGGCAAAGGTCGTGAACATGCCGCGCATCTTCGCCGATGCCTCGGGGAAAGTGGCGGGCTTGTGGAAGGGCGGGGATCACGGCCGCGGCACGCAGAACACCGGCCGCACCGATCAGTGTCATGACATCACGGCGTATCCGGAAATCGGACTCGCCGCCGGCGCCTGCTCGGGCAACGGTATCCTGCTCGACATTGCGAATCCGGCCAACCCGAAGCGCATCGACGAAGTCATCGACCCGAACTTCGCGTACTGGCACTCAGCCACGTTCAGCAACGATGGCCAGACCGTGGTGTTCACCGACGAATGGGGCGGTGGAACGCAGGCGCGCTGCCGCGCGACGGACAAGCCGGAGTGGGGCGCCGACGCCATCTTCACGGTGGGCGCGAATCGCAAGCTCAAGCCGGCCGGCTACTACAAGCTGCCCGCCGCACAGGGGAGTGCGGAGAACTGCGTGGCGCACAATGGCTCGCTGATCCCGGTGCCGGGACGTGACATCATGGCGCAGGCCTGGTACCAGGGTGGCATCTCAGTGTTCGACTTCACCAACCCGGCGAAAGCGCAGGAGATCGCGTACTTCGACCGTGGTCCGATCGACCCGGCGCGCTTGACGCTGGCGGGCTACTGGTCGGTTTATTGGTATAACGGGCAACTGATCGGCTCCGAGATCGCGCGCGGACTCGACATCTTCACGCTGCAGCCCAGCGAGTTCCTGTCGAAGAACGAGATCGACGCGGCCAAACTGGTCACGCGCGAGGAACTCAACGCGCAGTTGCAAACGAAGATCGTGTGGCCGGCGCATGTCAGTGTTGCCCGCGCCTACGTCGATCAGCTCGAGCGTGGCAAGGCGCTGGCGGAGGCGCGCATTACCGCGATCCGTAACGCGCTGGAGGCAGCCGCACAGTCCACCGGTGGCGCGCGCCGCACCGCGTTCTCCGCGCTTGCCGCGTCGCTGGCGCAGGACGCCCTGGCCTCCAGCGACACCGCGAAGGTGCGCCTGCTGAGCGGCGTGGTACGCGACCTGGCGAAGTAA
- a CDS encoding DUF305 domain-containing protein, whose protein sequence is MTLSRVAPCAILAFALTSVAPAVSAQAVSAADMAFVQGMIMHHAQAITMTAMVRTHTSRVELLLLAERIEVSQRDELAVMHRWLADHGASPQMHGAHAMPGMLSPAQLAELAAARDAAFDRLFLRLMIQHHDGALQMVTDLRRVPGAAQSPMLFQFVNDIDNDQRAEIRRMQTLLAAWSK, encoded by the coding sequence ATGACGCTCTCCCGAGTCGCACCATGCGCGATCCTCGCGTTTGCGCTGACATCCGTCGCTCCGGCGGTGTCGGCGCAAGCGGTATCAGCCGCCGACATGGCCTTCGTGCAAGGCATGATTATGCACCACGCGCAGGCGATCACGATGACCGCGATGGTGCGGACGCACACCTCGCGCGTGGAGTTGCTCCTGCTCGCTGAACGCATCGAGGTGTCGCAACGAGACGAACTGGCCGTCATGCATCGATGGCTCGCCGACCATGGTGCATCGCCCCAGATGCACGGCGCGCACGCGATGCCGGGGATGCTGTCGCCAGCGCAACTGGCCGAACTGGCCGCCGCCCGTGATGCCGCGTTCGACCGTCTGTTTCTGCGCCTCATGATTCAGCATCACGACGGCGCGCTGCAGATGGTGACCGATCTGCGCCGCGTGCCTGGTGCGGCGCAGTCGCCGATGCTGTTTCAGTTCGTGAACGACATCGACAACGACCAGCGCGCGGAGATCCGCCGCATGCAAACATTGTTGGCAGCATGGTCCAAATGA
- a CDS encoding YybH family protein — translation MNLLRSHRALVHGIVVTALALTSLATPRTALAQWTTTYEQFYLQASHNWSFRNQYASADRLFNAFDYGHAILYETLWTKPNAPVARLEEKEFDYLTKTVLVKPPRVPLEEAAIEPKYAQLAPEAKVMFDWAHLLHRQLYDVLADERLSDAQRDREAQRLIAYYKSRPDLAFSSKPKTMALMQEQSYSLAFRKRYPKFNGLIWGYHWLQVGLYEPLIVGKTTAAKQAGVRATVARFWQMVDGAPTALPYQMPMTAAVAPAFATRFPEAAIIFDNLHSMHDVVSDILSNEAVPRNAKRAEIMRAARLYRDDTSYVMPVAAWLAMSKHMGIENMGGSSVGFLPVLPTPSVTYGAVMTHDWETGAMKGFSYGSAAAGAASGGEHAGHDMASMAMPAAMPAAMPAAMPAAMPSTTAAANDSADVAALVHRFHDALERGDSVAAISLLTKDAEILESGSVETVADYRAHHLPADIALAKAIKSTRAPLRVLVQGDLATSTSTSVTKGTFRDRAIDSAGAELIVARRTPQGWRISAIHWSARRRN, via the coding sequence ATGAATTTACTCCGCTCTCATCGCGCCCTGGTTCACGGCATTGTCGTCACCGCGCTCGCGCTGACGTCGCTCGCCACGCCACGCACGGCGCTGGCCCAGTGGACCACCACGTACGAACAGTTCTACCTGCAGGCCTCGCACAACTGGTCGTTCCGCAATCAGTACGCATCGGCCGACCGGCTGTTCAATGCCTTCGATTACGGCCACGCAATTCTGTACGAAACGCTGTGGACGAAGCCCAACGCGCCCGTCGCTCGGCTCGAAGAAAAGGAGTTCGACTATCTCACCAAGACCGTGCTGGTGAAGCCACCGCGCGTGCCGCTCGAAGAGGCCGCGATCGAGCCCAAGTATGCGCAGCTCGCGCCCGAAGCGAAGGTGATGTTCGACTGGGCGCATCTGTTGCACCGGCAGCTGTACGACGTGCTCGCCGACGAGCGCCTGAGCGATGCCCAGCGTGATCGAGAAGCGCAGCGGCTCATCGCGTACTACAAGAGCCGCCCCGACCTGGCATTCAGCTCGAAGCCCAAGACGATGGCGTTGATGCAGGAGCAGTCGTACTCGCTCGCGTTCCGCAAACGCTATCCGAAGTTCAATGGGCTTATCTGGGGCTATCACTGGCTGCAGGTCGGACTCTACGAGCCGCTGATCGTCGGCAAGACCACCGCCGCGAAACAGGCCGGCGTGCGCGCCACGGTTGCCCGCTTCTGGCAGATGGTGGACGGTGCGCCGACCGCACTGCCGTACCAGATGCCGATGACGGCCGCTGTGGCACCCGCGTTCGCCACGCGATTCCCGGAAGCCGCCATCATCTTCGACAATCTGCATTCGATGCATGATGTCGTGTCGGACATCCTGAGCAACGAAGCCGTGCCGCGCAACGCGAAGCGCGCCGAGATCATGCGAGCGGCGCGGCTGTATCGCGACGACACGTCGTACGTGATGCCCGTCGCCGCGTGGCTTGCCATGTCGAAGCACATGGGCATCGAGAACATGGGCGGCTCATCGGTGGGCTTCCTGCCCGTGCTGCCGACGCCTTCGGTGACCTACGGCGCTGTCATGACGCATGACTGGGAGACCGGCGCCATGAAAGGCTTCTCGTACGGGTCAGCGGCCGCCGGTGCCGCTTCCGGTGGCGAGCACGCGGGGCACGACATGGCGTCGATGGCCATGCCTGCCGCCATGCCTGCCGCCATGCCTGCCGCCATGCCTGCCGCCATGCCTTCAACGACAGCTGCGGCCAACGACAGCGCCGACGTGGCCGCGCTGGTACACCGCTTCCACGATGCGCTCGAACGGGGCGACAGCGTTGCGGCGATCAGTCTCCTCACTAAGGACGCCGAGATTCTGGAAAGCGGCTCGGTGGAAACGGTGGCGGACTACCGCGCACATCATCTGCCTGCCGACATCGCGCTCGCGAAGGCGATCAAGAGCACAAGGGCACCGCTCCGCGTACTCGTGCAAGGCGACCTCGCCACCAGCACCTCCACCTCGGTGACGAAGGGCACCTTCCGTGACCGCGCGATCGACTCGGCCGGCGCTGAACTCATCGTGGCCCGACGTACGCCGCAAGGCTGGCGGATCTCGGCCATTCACTGGTCGGCACGGCGACGCAACTGA
- a CDS encoding response regulator: protein MPSSSGSASASPAPVVLVIEDEPSIRSIIRAAVESEGSVIYEAATARTGLELARSHKPSLIVLDLGLPDADGALVCAKIREWSATPIVVLSARHDEAEKVRLLDAGADDYLTKPFSTIELQARLRAQLRRAAMGPVRGGDVPYAFDGLRIDLVSRTVSRDGQPIHVTPTEWELLRTLVTSAGRTLTHQQLFDAVWSRSHGDAQQYLRVYVANLRRKVERDPIRPTLIVTEPGVGYRMSLPTAE, encoded by the coding sequence ATGCCCTCCAGCTCTGGTTCAGCGTCGGCGTCGCCGGCCCCCGTGGTGCTGGTGATCGAAGACGAGCCGTCGATCCGCTCCATCATCCGGGCCGCCGTCGAGTCGGAGGGCAGCGTGATCTATGAGGCCGCGACCGCGCGCACCGGCCTCGAGCTGGCGCGAAGCCACAAGCCGTCGCTCATCGTACTCGATCTCGGACTACCCGACGCCGACGGCGCGCTGGTCTGCGCGAAGATTCGCGAGTGGTCCGCCACGCCGATCGTGGTGCTGTCGGCCCGTCATGATGAGGCGGAAAAGGTGCGACTGCTGGACGCTGGGGCGGACGACTATCTCACCAAGCCATTCAGCACGATCGAGCTACAGGCGCGATTGCGGGCGCAGTTGCGGCGCGCGGCCATGGGGCCGGTGCGCGGTGGCGATGTGCCCTACGCGTTTGACGGACTGCGTATCGATCTGGTCAGCCGCACGGTGTCGCGCGACGGACAGCCGATTCACGTGACACCGACCGAGTGGGAGTTGCTGCGGACTTTGGTCACGTCGGCCGGTCGCACGCTCACGCATCAACAACTGTTCGATGCGGTGTGGAGTCGCTCACACGGCGATGCGCAACAGTACCTTCGCGTCTACGTCGCGAATCTGCGGCGGAAAGTCGAGCGCGACCCGATCCGACCCACGCTGATCGTGACCGAGCCGGGGGTCGGGTACCGCATGTCGCTTCCAACGGCTGAGTAG
- a CDS encoding sensor histidine kinase, whose amino-acid sequence MRLLRWSIALSLLTLGLLPLRPWLDKAHLALAYLLLILVASASAGRRVGLVLSVAAFCCFNFFFLEPLYSFVVAEPLDWLVLVALLITSGVAAHLLSVAQSEARTAWERAAEVDRLAVVGAESLNAGPSEQALAAIAGVIHESLGVDRCRIFAVDESDGALSLVAERGTLSTGVIESDAPEPAGAPAVAALSAALVPSRDLGMPTRAHLLQWVADNGRAAVERSDGTMRVGASLSASRNAARAVDIADGAGIADACGLLLPLRVHEKVVGVVHIERRAPLDLTPSRQRFLRAISFYAALGIERARLVAQAEHTEALRQADKMKDAVLASVSHDLRTPLTTIKALANAIRLEGDDRAAIIEEEADRLNRFVADLLDLSRLDGGATPIAPQITAVEDLLGAALQRVSGAMAHRVIDVQLSSAEPLLLARLDFTQSLRIVVNLLENADKYSPVDQPIHVSAQRIGEVVRVSVCDRGAGVEDIDRERIFEPFHRLGAIPDATSAGLGLSIARRLAEIQGGRLLHEARDGGGSQFVLELPAADIEALADAPASL is encoded by the coding sequence ATGCGATTGCTTCGCTGGTCCATTGCCCTCTCGCTGCTGACGCTGGGCCTACTCCCGCTGCGCCCGTGGCTGGACAAGGCGCATCTGGCCCTGGCGTACCTCCTGTTGATTCTGGTGGCCAGTGCGAGCGCTGGGCGGCGGGTCGGACTGGTCCTGTCGGTCGCGGCGTTCTGCTGCTTCAACTTCTTCTTTCTCGAGCCGCTGTACTCCTTCGTGGTGGCCGAGCCGCTTGATTGGCTCGTGCTGGTGGCGCTGTTGATCACGAGTGGCGTCGCGGCGCACCTGCTGTCGGTGGCACAAAGCGAAGCGCGTACGGCGTGGGAGCGCGCGGCCGAAGTGGATCGGCTGGCCGTAGTCGGCGCCGAGTCGTTGAACGCCGGTCCTTCAGAGCAGGCGTTGGCCGCGATCGCCGGCGTGATCCACGAGTCATTGGGCGTCGATCGCTGTCGCATCTTCGCGGTCGACGAGTCGGATGGTGCGTTATCGTTGGTGGCCGAGCGTGGAACGCTCTCCACTGGCGTAATCGAGTCAGACGCGCCGGAGCCAGCCGGTGCGCCGGCGGTGGCAGCGCTGTCCGCCGCACTCGTGCCCTCACGGGATCTCGGCATGCCCACGCGCGCGCATCTGCTGCAGTGGGTCGCAGACAATGGGCGCGCTGCGGTGGAGCGCAGCGACGGAACCATGCGGGTTGGCGCGTCGCTGAGCGCGAGTCGCAACGCCGCGCGTGCTGTAGACATTGCCGATGGTGCCGGAATCGCCGACGCGTGCGGCTTGCTGTTGCCGCTCCGCGTGCACGAGAAGGTCGTCGGTGTCGTGCACATCGAACGCCGCGCGCCGCTCGACCTCACACCGTCGCGGCAACGCTTCCTGCGTGCGATCAGCTTCTACGCCGCCCTTGGCATCGAACGCGCGCGACTGGTGGCGCAGGCGGAGCACACCGAGGCACTGCGGCAGGCCGACAAGATGAAAGACGCGGTGCTCGCGTCGGTGTCGCATGATCTGCGCACGCCGCTCACCACGATCAAAGCCCTGGCCAATGCGATCCGACTGGAAGGCGATGATCGGGCGGCGATCATCGAAGAGGAGGCAGACCGGCTCAATCGTTTCGTGGCGGACTTGCTCGATCTCTCACGGCTCGACGGTGGCGCCACGCCGATTGCGCCGCAGATCACGGCGGTGGAAGATCTGCTGGGCGCCGCGCTGCAACGCGTATCAGGGGCGATGGCGCATCGTGTGATCGATGTGCAGCTGTCGTCGGCCGAGCCGCTCCTGTTGGCGCGTCTCGACTTCACGCAGTCGCTGCGCATCGTCGTCAACTTGCTCGAGAACGCCGACAAATACTCGCCGGTTGATCAGCCGATCCATGTGAGCGCGCAGCGGATCGGCGAGGTGGTACGCGTCTCGGTGTGCGATCGCGGTGCGGGCGTGGAGGATATCGATCGTGAGCGGATCTTCGAGCCGTTTCATCGCCTGGGCGCGATTCCTGATGCCACCAGCGCCGGATTGGGGTTGTCGATCGCCAGGCGACTGGCCGAAATACAGGGCGGTCGGCTGCTGCACGAGGCGCGCGACGGCGGAGGCAGCCAATTCGTCCTGGAGCTCCCCGCGGCCGACATCGAGGCGCTGGCCGACGCGCCCGCATCTTTGTGA